The window aatgGAAATGtgattatatgttgatgatatatgaaatgtgcatgattacatggcttgttcatctagttcactagacttgtgccatgacacgtgcacgtttaaggtcccaaacgtaaaagatgaatatgtgatgatgtttagataatgtggacacctaaactatatgtgatgcaaatcgagctcgtaaatgatgtgagaagtgttaagcttaatccgaacttgcccttgcccggcgggTGCGTATATGTGGTtacttgggtggctccttgcaacataattacgtggtttgagtatcttTGGGTGGCgtgattacccaccaatgtctttgaacatacagactactcctggattggcttgtcattccttaacgacactgaTGGACCGCCGTAAGGCTTATCCAaccagtcgggtgtgaggttccctgttaggtcttacgaccgcctacacacaaacttacaccttatatatgatgagtgacttatgtcacactctacgatgatgcttatatagttatatgatatatgtgaagtaaaagatgactaggcacatctaGGGTGATTCAACCtattatgatgatgtttgatgtaatgatatgttatggatgatgtgatgcattgatgtcatatgtgccttaacgatttaatatgacttttatataatgtttaaatggacaaatgttttattaatgatgcgttatcttacttagctaatttgttagctaacacttgctctttcaaaatgtgttgtgccttcaggtccaacattagtgagcaggtagatgtgagacatgagtagatgatcttgaagctggttatagtttacccatagtggttgttcgctttagacatttgctttatgtttagataataatgacttgtattgacaatgttgtcggttgtttaatgttggacaACCGATGAGTTTCCAtttgaacttattttaatgatatggctagtaacactaATTATTAAATGAACCAAACAGATTCTTTTGATTTGGTCTTTTAAGGTTTACTTCTGCTTTcttttgacgccgttaggcgaaagtttttgaaaatccatatttttaaacaacgGGTGTTACAATTAGTGCTTTACAATAATGATTTCAAGTTGAATCATGGGGAAAAAAGAGCTATGGATTTTTTTTCCATACAAAAACATGACATCGTACATAAAAACCAACCTAAACTCGTACCTCAACAAGAACCCGAACCCCACCTCAAAATGTTCGGTCCCCTCAACATAAATTCCTGTCTCCGCCCCTGGTTGTGAGGGCTGGAAAATTACAAACCCGCTAACGTTGAAGGAAACAAAACCTAAAAAACCCGTCTGATACGAGTCACCCGGGGATGAGGAGTGATCAGTAGCGGACAAGGCCGGTCTAGGTGGTGGACAAAGTGGACGACGGGCCGATGtccgattttttatttttgtatatatgttaaaaatatatatgtaattaactaagcttatcacaaattataacaattaaccaaaaactaaaccatataatttaacttatataaaaaaagccCACTTACACATCTATTTACGGGtgaaaaaacttatatatatatatatatatatatatatatttcaatcttagattGTAGTCGCaaactattttaatgtcttTGTAGACCTAGACTACTCttcaataaaataacaatataaaatactattacatgttttaatttaatgtatacAGTGTATAAGTGTATCCaagttatatgtattaatgtatattgtaataattttttgttcCGTTAACTATAAtttgtaaaatgatatatatttttgaagattATCTTAATAATCCTCATAAAACTACATAGTGATGACATATGGATTCtactaaatcttttttttttaattttatttcttaagTTTTTCACATGTAATtgaaaataacttttgttatgttaattaatatactttttttcgtcattttataaaaatagtttatgtataataaaacctctataaatttaTACTTGATAAGTTAATAACCTCAATAAAATTAGTAAAATATGAATCATTGCGTCTAATTTAGGGGTCATTTTTCTAATTCGACCGAGGTCTATAAATTCTCAGGGACGGCACTGGTAGCGGAACTTCAACATCTGTTTTTGAGGGGGTCAATTTGTACTAGCaaagttttttttgtctttatagCCACTTCCTTATCTACGCTATTGACTTTCCTCCCCTCGTGGGAAGTAGTCACttaaaaactaacaaatatCCGTAGTTCATATAACAAAAAAGGAATAGATTCTAAATCAAAACGAAGAATCAAACTTGTATGCAACTTCTTTTCCGATGTTAAACCAAGTTAAATGTGCACAAATTATCTGACATTTTATTCCGAAGTCGACTCTTGCATATTTTCATTGCTGAAAATACCCTTTCAGTTGTAGCAGTTGAAACAAAAGTGTCAGGATGAGTCGAATCAATCTATCCACCAAATAAAACTCCTCTTACTTTTCAGTTTCCACGAGACTTATGCATAACTCATGCAAGTAGAAGCACCAGTTAGACAGCGGGTTTGTTGGTACATTAATGCTAAAAAGATCCCACTGATATCCTAAACAAATTCTCTCTTGTTATGTAACATTTATAGGGTAGTATTTCTGAACAAGGAAACAAATCTTAATAATATTGAGCactttgaaactttttttaaacatgAGTGAAGAACCAAGAGTTAACAACTTCATGGCATGATTCAATCGATTGTTCAACTCATGCAATTTCTTATCCAATGTGATGATAAATTTGTATGGATATTAATTTCATATTAAGAATATTTATTTTGTGCTTCTCAGATAATAACATTACCTGTTTAAGTAAACCTCCCATCCTTCTTTCCTAAAATTGTTGAGACTTGTTTTTGTTACATTAACAATATCTTGAGATTTCATTTGTAAATCTTGAGAACGAATATCCACCTTCCGCAATATTTCCTTAACCAAGTGTAGAATAAACACAAAACTTAAATAATATCAAATACAAGTAAGTCGCATCAACACCTTGAGAAGCATAAAGACTATCCTCAATGATACCTAAAAGGAATACACGAGTTGTGCTAGACATCTGAAGCAAGTTACAAACTAAATAGAAATGAGAACCCCAACGTGCTAGACATCTGAAGCTTGTTCTAAAGACCCAACATGATTAGCTCCTTCACTCGTTTCAAATTCATCTAAGTTCTATGAAATGATGAATTCCGCCTCCTTGGCCTTCGTAACTCATCTATTGGTGGATCCAAAATGATCCAAAATCACATGTGTCCAGATTAGTCGAGGTGATGTGACCAAGTTAGATGGATTAGTTAACCATTGGGTCGATTAAGGTCAAAACGGGTTGTAAATCAAATTATTGCTTGTATTTTATAGCTTTTAAGACATAGGTTAAACTTTACCGCaacaaaaaattttcaaaataataaaagaaaataaatgacCATTctagaaaattatataaactatcactaaagaaaaaaagaaatgcTTTAAagaactattttttaaaaaataattaaaattgaataACAAAGTCCAAAATACAAAACTCCATGAtatcttttcttaaaaacatCTCATTTTTTTACACTAAATAATACGGAGTGGTTGGTATGCATCGGATGGCTAGAtcatacaactatacaagtatTGATCCACATTCATTTTCTACAGCctcatatttgttttatatttgttttttacttatctttttcttcttcttccctaATTTCTTTCATCCCTTCCTCTACAACTCACTCTTTAGGTATTCTTCCATTTTTCAAACACAAAATCGATCTTTATTTTAATCCTTTATAGCTAGGTTACCTAAGTCCCAAAGATAATTTTCTATATACTAGTTAAAAAAGTTTTCCAGTATCACCTAAATCCATGGACCAATGTTGTAAACTTGACAAATTCAttttgagttatatatataatcattctTATCAACAAGCTTGCTTTTTCgatttatttttattcgtcTATTATGCCGGTGCTTATAAGTGCAAATTTCTTGGAACTTCTTGTATGTCATATCAGTATCACTATCACTCAAAACTCTTCTCAAGATTCTCCCTGTCTATAAAAATACCTTCTTAAAAGTTCTTCGCcacatcattaattaattttcacacacaaatatatatatatatatatacccacacatatataaataaaaaataaaaagttgctCGACGCCTCCATTCATACCGTCCTTAAACTTCTTGCTGGAGACTAAAGAGTGAGACGCAGCCACAAGGACAACCACCGTCGATAGCCGTCTGCGTCTTCCACCCTTAGTTGACACATATATGTATCTGAATGccatatataattaagaaatgGTACACAAATTAATGAACACCTTCAAAGGACTTGCGTTGGTGGAAAAAAAAGTAGAAGCTagtaaaaaaagataattaaaatcCATTTCCGAATTGATCAATATATCAACCAAATAACATACATTCATCAAAAGCTAGTCAGAATCCACACAAAcgaacaacaacaaaacattacattttttttttatttacttgcatagatagaaaatatatacgtacgtatatatatattagacccTGGTGCCAGTAACGCCAGTGGTTCCTTTAATGCCAGTGTCACCAGGATGTGTTCCCATTCCGTAGTCTGTGTCACGGTAACCTGGGCCGTACCGGCTGCTGTAAAGCCCGGCGTGGACCAACAACACGTAAAGAAGCTCGGTGACGGTCAAGATTATGATAAACGCCTCCACTATCTTTAGCCTCCAGCCCCTATGCCCCCCTACACTTATTTCCTTGCATGCCAACCTATGTAGTAGTGTACGTGCACACaaagaaattataataaatgttTCTTGAAACTGAATCGATTTATGAGAACTTTTCACATGTGAAAATACATAAATTTTATGTAAttcatatgtgaacaaatttattcacatattcagcttctatCTCAAGTGTAACTTTCATATCGCTTACACATGAACTTCAGGTTCAGGTTATAATTGAAAGGTTCTCATGATTCTtcaaacattattatttttgtgtatcaaacttcatataaatactagttaattaatttagttaCCCGAAAGCAAGAAGAGTGACGGCCCAAGCCATCAAAGAAGTCGAACCGGCAGCTGCGAGACTATCATTCCTCCACGCCCTCAAATGATTCCCGCCAGCAAACTTCGACACGATCCCAAGAACCGACGCCAATATTGCAAACTCCAAGAAAAACTCCGTTGCACCATTACCTCCAAAACCTTTACAAAccataaattaatatattaatatatgtgccatatatatatatcatgattaAACTAATTTAGCTTTACTTACTAGGGTGATTAGTCTGTCGATTAATGAACTTGTTAAGACACCAAGCAGAAAATCCCAAAGTTATAAAATACATCACCAAGTTCAGAAACAACAATGGTGCTGCCACGTTCCTTCCCACCGTTTGTGCCATTAATTAATTCTTCTCTTATTATGATCAAAAATACACCTTACAAATCTTCTTAGAATTAACTACTTATGTTTAAAAGTagtgtttttgatttttttttttttcctttcttaaaTGATGTGAGTGTACATGTAaatttatagatagatagatataggcTAAGATCCGAGAGTTGGTGAGTGGCACTATTAGTGATACGTGGCACTTGGAACAAAGTTTTGTGCATATGTTTTTAACATGTGTCAGGACACGTGTCAGATTGGTTAGTATAGAATAAGGAGGTTATTTGGAACAAAGCCCAAAATTTACCAACCTTTTTAATTGTGGTGTTTGGCGTCGATGTCATGGTGGTTGGTGTAGTCGTCATCATCGGTGAAGTGAAGCGGTGGGGTGCAAGAGTTATCTTGGTTTAATTAATTTGTGTGGGTCCAGATAAGTTTCTGCTGCTTTGGTTTTAAGTTTGGATAACCTACGTGTGTGTGATTTCATCAAGATGTATTTACAACACCTTCGGTTATTTGTTAAGATTTTAGTTGGAAATTGTGAAGTTACATAAATACGTACAGTATATACATGACTTTCTAATGCTTTTTGTTAGACAAAGTATTAATGGacataacttttttattttattttataactaataaGATATTCGTCCAATAACGAGTAGTGATGGTGTCAATAACAATGACAATAACAGTATATACaccattaaattttaaaatataccaTTAAATGTGTTTACATTGTTATACAATATAACATTATAAAGCACATTTTGATAATGTACATATCACCTCCTTAAAGGTGGTAGTggagatatttaaaaaataaaactttaaggtataaaattagtttattaaggaCAATTAGCTAATTTATTATAGGTGGTAAAGAAGAAAGATTCATTAAAGTTTgatcatttttaaacttttattcttttaaattttgaactaTATGATGGCATATGTGTCAATACATGAGTGTCATAATCGTGTAATTCGATTACCGTAAACTAACAATACGAAAGGCAAACTCACAACTTTAAGGTTAACATCTTATACCCCAATCAACTGAATTTTATATCATTGGAGTGTTAGCCCAATATTTAAGAGTTTTCCAC is drawn from Erigeron canadensis isolate Cc75 chromosome 9, C_canadensis_v1, whole genome shotgun sequence and contains these coding sequences:
- the LOC122583834 gene encoding membrane protein PM19L; this translates as MAQTVGRNVAAPLLFLNLVMYFITLGFSAWCLNKFINRQTNHPSFGGNGATEFFLEFAILASVLGIVSKFAGGNHLRAWRNDSLAAAGSTSLMAWAVTLLAFGLACKEISVGGHRGWRLKIVEAFIIILTVTELLYVLLVHAGLYSSRYGPGYRDTDYGMGTHPGDTGIKGTTGVTGTRV